DNA from Nitrospirota bacterium:
GGATCTCTTCTTCCGTATTGCCCGGCGGGACATATGAAAAGGGGACGGGCTTGAAAGGCGATTCGGTGAACGTGGAGGTGGAAATGAAGTTCTCGTAGATGCCCTGGATGAAAAGCCTGCCCTGGCATTTGGCGATCTCATACAGTTCCGTCCCGGGATAGGGAGTGGCGTTATTGTAGCGGACCAAGTCGATCTTCAGATCGTTGCTGAGTGTGACGCAGTCCATTCTGTCCTTGTGCGTGTCACCCGGCAGGGCGTAGATAAACGTCGCGCTGACGTGATAGCCGATCTTCCTTGCGATCTGGACGGCGTTGACGCAGTCTTCGACCGTCTCGCGCTTCTTGATGGTCTTCATCATCTCCGGATTGGCGGTCTCCATGCCGAAAAAGACGCTGTGGAACCCCACGTCAAAGAGGTCCCGCATCAGTTTCTCGTCCGCATTGTCCCCGCGCGCCTGGAAAGTGAAGTTCATCTTTTCATGCAGGCCTTTGGCCCGAATCTCGTTGATCAGTCTGTATATCCGTGGTTTGCTGACCAGGAAATTGTCGTCCAAGAAAGTAACGGACCTCTTGCCGTACTTGGTGTAGAGCTCCTCAAGTTCTTGAACGAGAATGTCCGCAGGCCTGTAACGGTATTTCTTGCCC
Protein-coding regions in this window:
- a CDS encoding B12-binding domain-containing radical SAM protein; this encodes MILINSSPKDAAKVFQRFLPISVPIGVGFLISALERAGIRAACLDEQVEDHVLDRVAEHVKTMEKPYIFGFSVLTAALKNAVILSKQLRQLYPDSKIVFGGIHPTALPDEVLAYDHIDAVIRREGERPLAEFYRHVKAGTDISSIDGLSYKKNGAIIHNKMSPAMKDLSAEPPFPYHLFTNKRYDLGFIMSSRGCPYDCIFCSNRITTGKKYRYRPADILVQELEELYTKYGKRSVTFLDDNFLVSKPRIYRLINEIRAKGLHEKMNFTFQARGDNADEKLMRDLFDVGFHSVFFGMETANPEMMKTIKKRETVEDCVNAVQIARKIGYHVSATFIYALPGDTHKDRMDCVTLSNDLKIDLVRYNNATPYPGTELYEIAKCQGRLFIQGIYENFISTSTFTESPFKPVPFSYVPPGNTEEEI